DNA sequence from the Melospiza melodia melodia isolate bMelMel2 chromosome 22, bMelMel2.pri, whole genome shotgun sequence genome:
AAAAAGAACACAAATACCTGTCCCCAGCAAACAGAGCACAAATACCTGTCCCCAGCAAAAAGAGGCCCAGGAGCAGGACGTGCCTGTGGCTttctggttggtttgtttgtttgggcgATTTTTTACAAAATAAATGTGCCTTTTGCTGTGTGTGAAGCACCAGTGAGCTGAGGCACCCCAGTTAGGGGAGGATTTGCAGGATCCCAGTAGCCAAGGGATCCCTGCAGTTACAAAAACTCCCAAGAGCTCGTGCTGGGTCACACaggccaggggctgtgggtgccctgcCGTGGTTACCCATGGAATCCATGCAGTGAGACTGAGAATTCCTGAGGATTCACAGGGATTTTCCTCCTGGCTCATGTCCCACGTCTGGGGATGCTccggcccctgcagcccctgctgggaaCCCAGCCCCTGCACAGGGCTGCCCCTCATTTTCAGGCTCccagctgtgggatctcagcacctcaggactgatgtgccgagtcaccaagaccacccttggggggctcgggagtcctggaatgttgccagaagtgtctggtggctggactttgatcctgcacgggagacgacacctgtatgaggatgggaggatttcactggggtgaatggtgaagggataagttaattagagtgtgaaacacagggtttaggatttctgtacaggggggtctaaagaagtaagatggaggaattggggcgtgtcctgtccttcttcttcttcttcttcttagcctccatcttctgtggtgatgttggcactttgggattggttattactaaaggtgcactggtcaataagggtaaaaggtattggggaaaattgacaaattttgtatacgtaattttgagtataaagataggtgaccgccccgggggctctcagtgtgctcatggctggctgctgtgcagacctctgtcgggccgagagaaaatcttttagataaaaaactaataaacactggagaccgagaaaaaacctgaagcctcttttcgtcttttggagcgcgggctgcccaaggccatcccgagccttccCGGGCCATTAAAACAGTGGAGAAAGAGACACTGAGCAAGTTCACAAGTCATTGCCATGGTTGGCTTTCCCCCCCCTCTCTCCTGGTTCTCCCAGGCTCCTCCTCACACCACCATTCCTCTGGAGTGGCATCTCTGAGAAGCTCCCTCTCCATCACCCCCAGAACAGGACATCACCAGGGTGGGCATTagcttttggttggttttttctgtttatttctttTCCCCCTACAAACAATTGCAGGAAATGAGGCTGGTTTTAAGCCACAGAGAGCCTCACATTAGCTCAGCTCTTCCATTTACTCAAgaagggcacagctctgcagccccttctGGCTCCCAGCTTGGGGAATCCCACATGGGACAACTCCAAACCAGCAACTTGAGCTTTCGTGCAGCGACTTTTCCACCTGAGGATCCTCCATCGTCTATAAATCCTCCAAGGATCAACACACGATTTCTGCATGTGGCCCTTGGAGCTCGATTTGGAGAATTCCTTGGCAAGAAATGAAATGTTTGAACTCCAGGCTCCCGATTAGAGTTGGTGAGACCTCTCCTCACCTGAGGCTGCCACAGATCTGCCCTGAGGGGAATGAGGACATCCAGGAGGTGCCTGTGGGATGGGAGCTGGGTGCTGGGAGAGCCGAGAGACGTCCCTGGCATGGAGGCACCGCAGATCGCGGCTGGCACTGGGatctgcagcagctgagggatgTCCCCAGCCGAGGCTCCGTGAGGTGACCCGCATGTGGCAGCTGtgaaaacgccaatcacttgtttttaaaattttaaaaagtttaatagtaataaaatggttcaaaagaatagtaacacaattagagtaataacaatttggacaaattgaattaggacaatatgagacaataaaagcaaagagttacggacatccgggtacctttttctgggcagaacgagcccgaaaaaggacccacgttaacaaaggattaacccttaagaacaatagcccgttgcatattcatacagctcatacatgatgcataaattccattcaaacacaggattctgtctggtcagtgtcagcttcttccttcaaatcctaacagcgcctccaaggcgggaagaagtttgtttcttctgataagaaggcaataaattccctttctctgaaagatctaggtgtcctgtggctgctatctcgctgcaagccctttctgttaaacaaagcatcttacatagcatagtttctattttaacaattttcatAACCTAAAaccatatttaacacagtacttaagagaattaatacagcatttctttctaacacaacacatataatattcattcattttaatatttgtgaaaagccaatcataaaatgcatgcatttttcccagcagccctggcagagggAAGGCGTTCGGCACACGGGGGCTGCAGgtccctgggctgtgcctgccccGCAGCTCCCTGCAAGCAGAGCTGTTCAGAACACGCTGGGCATGGAAATCTGGAGCTAAAACACAAACCCAGCCCGTGCTGAGGAAGGGGAAGGCGCTGCTGGAGAGAGCCACAGCGACATCCCCTGCGCAGGCAGGGACACGCCGGGCGGGGCTGGGGCACCGCGGCACGCCTGGGCGGAGGATTTGCCTTTTTCTGTTCCTGCTTAGTCAGAATGATGAGTTTCTCTGTGGGGAAACAGCTCCAGATGGGAAAACGGGGCAGCAGTGAGGCGGGGTgaagggacaggggctgctggtgACTCCCCTCGAGGTGACCCTGCGGTGGCAGGAAAGCCCCGAGGGGTCTGTGCAGGAGTTCTGCAGCTTTCAGACCCCTGTGTGCTGTGGGGCTGATTTGTCGCTGCACAGAGAGCTCTGCTGCACCCCCACTGGCGGTCtcggaggggaaactgaggcacagaagtGCATGAGGCCCCCTCTCAATGGGGGCGCAGAGGAGGGTCAGCTTCTCGCCCCAAAAATTCCCAGGCCTCCCTCTTCCTTTCCCTCCACCACCTGGAAGATTGCTGCGTCTCCCTGCAGGGAACCCCCACTCTGGGAGGTGCCAGCCCAGTGGGCTCAGGGACAGGAGATCAGCCCCAGagggagggcaggagctgggcattgggcagggatgggcatcgggcagggatgggcattgggcagggatgggcattgggcaggagctgggcattgggcagggatgggcatcgGGCAGGGATAGGCATTGGGCAGAGCTGGGcattgggcagggatgggcattgggcagggctgggcattgggcagggatgggcatcgggcagggatgggcattgggcaggatgggcactgggcaggagctgggcattgggcagggatgggcattgggcaggatgggcattgggcaggagctgggcattgggcagggatgggcattgggcagggatgggcattgggcaggagctgggcatcgggcagggatgggcattgggcagggatgggcattgggcagagctgggcattgggcaggagctgggcattAGGTAGTGATGGGCattgggcaggagctgggcattgggcagggatgggcatcgggcagggatgggcattgggcagggatgggcattgggcaggagctgggcattgggcagggatgggcatcgGGCAGGGATAGGCATTGGGCAGAGCTGGGcattgggcagggatgggcattgggcagggctgggcattgggcagggatgggcatcgggcagggatgggcattgggcaggatgggcactgggcaggagctgggcattgggcagggatgggcattgggcaggatgggcattgggcaggagctgggcattgggcagggatgggcattgggcagggatgggcattgggcaggagctgggcatcgggcagggatgggcattgggcagggatgggcattgggcagagctgggcattgggcaggagctgggcattAGGTAGTGATGGGCattgggcaggagctgggcattgggcagggatgggcatcgggcagggatgggcattgggcaggaatgggcattgggcagggatgggcattgggcagagctgggcattgggcagggatgggcattgggcaggagctgggcattgggcagggatgggcatcaGGCAGGGATAGGcattgggcagggatgggcattgGGCAGGAGATGGGCATCAGGCAGGGATAGGCATCGGGCAGGGATGGGcattgggcagggatgggcattgggcaggagctgggcattgggcagggatgggcatcaGGCAGGGATAGGcattgggcagggatgggcattgggcagggatgggcatcgggcagggatgggcatcgggcagggatgggcattgggcagggatgggcattgGGCAGGGATAGGCATTGGGCAGGGATAGGCATTGGGCAGGGATGGGTATTGGGCAGCGATGGGCATCGGGCAGGGATGGGCATCGGGCAGGGATGGGCattgggcaggagctgggcattgggcagggatgggcatcaGGCAGGGATAGGcattgggcagggatgggcattggcagggatgggcattggcagggatgggcattgggcagtgctgccagggcaggcaggCTCCCATCTGGAGCTCTCCTGTTTGTTCCGTGGGTTCCAAGGGCCTGGCCTGGGCAGCCCCGACTCCTCGGGGAATATTCTCTGCTCTCAGAGGGATGGCCAGAAGGAAGTGGCTTTTCCCTTTGCAAAGCGTGTGGGAAATGGAATTCGCTGCCAGCAGCTTCAGCTGCAGGTTGAGGTGTTTGTCCTTGGCCTGGCCAGGAGGATGCTGTGCCAtcacccctgggcacagggaggggcaggCCGTGCCCAGAACTGCtggtgggaaggggctgaggctctGCACAAGGCACTGTGGGGGCCATGGATGGGGCAGGGTGGAGGCTGCTGAATGTCTGCATCTTTTCTACTGCAGCACTTCTGGTGCCACGGACTGGCACGGGTGCCAGACACCCTCTccttgccctggcacagccacatcCTCACTCCATCCGTCCTCGTGGGTGTCACCAGCCCACGGTGCCCTGGAAAGCCCCGAAGCCACCCTGGAAAAGGCCCTGTTGGGGGCACAaggccacccccagccaagctgtgctgcagggatgagaccccagccctggcactgggtctcagagcctggcaggggctgtgggacccTGGGTGCCCatgggggcaggcagagcctggcagggggctgggagctgcagagggtgcagagctgctgtgccctgcccggTGCTCAGGACATGGGCACCGTGCCCTCTGCCCAGTGCCTGGTGCTCGGGGTTTGCAGGTGCCCACAGACCTGCGGAGTGCAGTGTCCCCATGCCAGTCCCTGCTCACTGCCCAAACCAGAGTGGTGCCAGTGCTGGTGCCAGTGTGCAGAGCTCAGTGCCCGGTGCGTGGCACacagtgctgctggtgcctgggggtggcactgctggcTGTACCAGTGTGAGTGCCAGTTCTGGTGGTGGTGACAGTGCATGGTGGCACTGCCCGCTCTGTGTGGTCTCTCTGTGCACTGTGTGGTGCTGGTGCCAATGCCGGTGCTGGTACCCACTGCTGGTGCCCAGTTCCTGGTACCAGTGGGTGGTGCTGGTTTGGTGCCTCGGTACTGGTGGCCTTGCCCGGTGCCCAATACCCCTGTCCAGTGCCAAGTGTCCCTGTCCATCTGTGGTACCAGTGCCTCCTGAGCAGTGTCCATGCCCACTGCCCAGCGCCCATTTCTCTGTGCCCACTGTCAGGTGCCCAGTTCCCTGTGCCCCCTGTCCAGTTCCCTGTGCCAAGTTCCCTGTGCCCACTGTCCAGTTCCCAGTGCCCAGttccctgtgcccactgcccagttccctgtgcccactgctcagttccctgtgcccagtgcccagtgCCCACTGCCGAGCACTCAGttccctgtgcccactgcccagttcccagttccctgtgcccactgcccactACCCAgttccctgtgcctctgtccagttccctgtgcctctgtccagTTCCCTGTGCCCAGTGCTCAGTTCCTTGTGCCCATTGTCCAGTTCCCTGTGCCCACTGCCGAGCACTCAGTtccctgtgcccagtgcccagttcccagttccctgtgcccactgcccactACCCAGTTCCCTGTGCTTCTGTCCAGTTCCCTGTGCCCACTGCCGAGCACTCAGTTCCCTGTGCCCACTACCCAGTTCCCTGTGCCCATTGTCCAGttccctgtgcccactgccccctgCCCAGTTCCCTGTGCCCACTACCCAgttccctgtgcctctgtccagttccctgtgccccctgtccagttccctgtgccccctgcccagtcCCCTGTGCCCATTGTCCAGttccctgtgcccactgccccctgCCCAgttccctgtgccctgccctgcgcCGGTGCCCATGGGCTGGGCCGGTGGCTGTGTTGGGGCTGGCCGGGGGGCGGGTGCTGGCTgtgggctgtccctgccccgcTCTCTCGGGgccggtctgtctgtctgtctgcaggccggtccgtctgtctgtctgtggctCGGGGCGGCGCCGCTCGGGGCGGGCCGTGCAGGAGGAAGCGCAGCCGGGGCAGAGCGGCCCCGCAGCGGCCGCAGCCGCGCTCGGTGAGTCCCGGGGATCGCTGCCCcaccgtgcccgtgcccgtgcccgtgccctgcccGCTCCCCTGCGCCCCTTCCCCTGCCTGCCCTCCTCCTTGCTCGGCGCCTCCCGCCCCGATTCCCCAGCTCCCACCGCTGCCCCGTCCCCAACCCCCCTCCCGACATTCCCTGTCCTGTCCCATcttccctccccagctgtccctgccctgtcccctctcccctctGCCTTTCCACTCCCCTGCACCCCCTCTCCTCCCGCTCCTCTCCCCGCTTCTTCCGTCCTGCACTGTGTCTCTCGAGATCCCCACCCCACTGCCCCACCTGCATCTGTGCCCCACTCAGCCTCCCCTCCTGCCCCCCGTGCCCTGCTCACCCCCTGCCCCCGCTCCTGCCTCCCCTCCCGGCTCTGGTGGCTCCTCGTGTGCCTTGTGGGGGTCCcttggggggcagggagggggagcgCAGCTCTGCTCTAACCCAAACCAGGGGGTCCGGGGGGGCTGCCGGGGGTGACAGGGGCTCTGTCCCGCAGGGGTGGGCAGTGCCTGACAAGGGGCAGGGACATGGATCGGGGAGTCACCGTGCAGAACCCCTACGCCAGCGTCAACATCCCGCgggagcagttccagcagagcTTCATCACTCGCTACCTGAGGGACGAGCCCACCGTCATCGCCAACCCCGCGGCCGTGCCCTCCTACGGCACCGGGGGGCACACAGAGCTCGCCAATGGCTGCAACAGCCCAGACATCTCCACAGACAAGTCCTGGTCCCGTCCCTACAACCCCTACGGCAGCCTGAGGATGCACAATGGGGACTCGTCTGCCTCCTTCTACACCGTGAGCCTGGACAAGGCACCCAAGGGCCAGGAGCAGGAGGCTTCCAGGAGATGtggctgctgcaggtgctgctcctggTGCCCAAAGTGCTGCTGTGTCATCTCCTAAGGgccctccctgcacacacaggATGTGTGACCATGGCATGGGGCCAGGTGACCCCACAGGGacatggctgctggcctgggcacccctggcagagctggcactgcctggACTGACGTTGCTTTTTACTTGTGAACTCTGCAGCCAGATGTGCCAGATGGCGATGGGCACCTGCCAGGTGGGCCATAAGGACGATGTGTGCCAGGACAGGTGTCACCAAGAAGTGACTGCACTGGAGAAGGGGCAGCACTGAGCCTGTGATCCTGCACTGAGCCCCTgccagtgtccctgtgctgggaacTCCAACCTGGCAAGGGGCAGGCAGTGCCCAGTGCTCGAGGCTGGGTTTGGATGCTGGCAGCCCTGTGTGCATGGCAGAGGaggacatcatcatcatcatcatcatcactgtcCTGGAGCAGAGGAGCCAGGGACAAGCCTCCAGCTGGCACAGGGACCCACCTGCCCAGAAATGAGCATGCCCCCTCCCACAGCATCACAGGGGGGCTGCTGGCCTCTGCCCCAAACTACATCTGgatcctgctcctcctcaccacGCTGCCCATGGGGCAGAGCGATGGAAACGGGAAAAACAAACAGCCAAAGCATGGCAGAGTGCTGGGCCGTGCTCCAGGGCAGCACCTGATGGCACAGCATGCACGTGGGCATTAACATCTCTGTGCCAGGAAATCCCCAGCCCCATTCTGTTCCTCCTGCCAGGCTTGTGGGGTGCTGGGCACACCCTCTTGTCCCATCTGCATCCAGAGACGGGTCCAGCGGTGGGGCTGCCCTCGGGCACCTTGCTGGGGAGGCAGAGGCCCGGCATTGGCCtttggcagctcccagggctTGGAGGAAggggggaggagctgctggctctCCCCTGTGCTGGAGCtcctccaggctgggctctgggctggggctgctgccatggccctggaACAAGCCCGCTGTTGTGCTGCcgtccctccctggggctgctctgctccctggctgctgcagggctgcctgctcGGTGGGACCGGCCTTGGGAGGAGTGCCTGTGTTTGCAGATGACTTCAGGCTGCCGCAAATAAAATTACAgtcctctcctgccctgccaaggtgtGCCTCTTCCCTCCACCCAGGCTTTTCTGGGATTCCCGTGTCATTTCTTGCTTTCCCTGGTGGGTGTGTAAGGGCAGCTCTAAAGCCTCCAAACCAGGCTTAACTGTTGCCCTGCTGActcatggcagcagcagctcacactgagctCTGGTTGCTCCCTGGTGCCCCACTGCCAGCCCGggtccagcagtgccagcccgtttccagcagtgccagcctgcatccagcagtgccagcctgggtctggcagtgccagcctgcatccagcagtgccagcctgggtcCAGCAGTGCCAACCTGCATCCAGCAGTCCCCAGGCGTTCCCAAtacaggctgctcctgcctgtcTGGGACACTGGCAGTGCTCAGCCCTGCCAAGCTGGATGACTGTCCTGTCTGGAAAGACTTCGTGAGTCTTTGGGAGAGGCTGAGGAAGGGCCTGGCAAATGAAGTTCCTGGCTGGGCAGCTGGATGGGCTCCAGGACactgcccaggctggctgtgacTCCCTGGGAGTCCCTCAGCAATGGGAACCCACCATGGCTTGGAATCCCCCTCTGCTTGGAGCCCAGCTGCACTGAGGCCCAGGAGCACTGGGTGCCAGCAGTGTTGGGGTGCCAGCACACAGATGCCATGGGAAGCCCCAAGTGCCTGGGAGCCATCCCAGGAGCCTGCCACGGCCTGGGAGCCCCTCACCCTTGCAATCCCACCCCCATTCTGGGATATTCTGGGCTGGGGTGGCTGTGGCCTGGCAGAGCTTTGCCTCCCCTGCCTGGCACATGTGCCAGGGCGGTGggactggggctggcagggacacagccacacGGTGCCCGCCCTGCACAAGGAGCTCCCTTGTTCTCCCTGCCCAGGGCGCACTGGGGACGGGCAGATCCACCCCGTGTTTGCGTTGGTGTCACCAGCCCTGCCCCGTGCGTGTGGCGGGCAGGGGACACGGCCGAGCCCgcgggcggggctgcccgggacagaaaagtgtccccagggtgtgcgGTGCCTGGGCATGGCCCAGGACagaaaagtgtccccagggtgtgcgGTGCCTGGGCACGGCCCAGGACagaaaagtgtccccagggtgtgcaGTGCCTGGGCATGGCCCGGGACagaagtgtccccaaagtgtgcaGTGCCTGGGTACAGCCCGGGGCagaaaagtgtccccagggtgtgcaGTGCCTGGGTACAGCCCGGGACAgaaaagtgtccccaaagtgtgcaGTGCCTGGGCATGGCCCGGGACAgaaaagtgtccccaaagtgtgcaGTGCCTGGGTACAGCCCGGGGCagaaaagtgtccccaaggtgtgcgGTGCCTGGGCATGGCCCGGGGCCACAGCGGCCGGTACGAGCGGGCCGGGGGCtcggcggggcagggcagggcagggcagggcagggcagggcagggcaggtggcACATGTGCCGTGTGTCACCGCTGCCCTCGGCTCTGCCCGGCCCCGGGGCGATGGCAcacgcggcgggagcggcgggcagTGATTCAGCCGCAGCCGCAGgggggtgagcagggcaggggagctgcGGCCCCACACCGGGCAGGGCTCTGATGAGCCGGGCACTGCCGCAGAGTCCCATGGGCGCTCCCCGGCTGTGCCCACCCTCCCAAGGTGCCCACGGGTGCCCAGGGTTGTGCTGGGTGAGTGCCACCTCCTGCCTCTGGAGCGTGGGTGGCGGTGCAGGGCTCTGGCTCATCCCCATGGGACCTTTGCTCTCCCCGAGGGTGCCGCTCCCTGTCGCGGGGCCGAAGGTCCCTGCAGCCCGCGGATGATCCTGGGAACAGGGAAACACGTTTGCCATCCATGTGTGTCTGCTGATTGCAGACCTGCCTTCCCTGCAGGGACACCTCATTGCTCCAcacagctccctgcaaggagctgtcGGGAGGTGTAGGCTGGTCCCTTTTCCcgagtaacaagtgacaggacaagaggaaacggcctcaggttgtgccaggggaTATGTTGGATATTGGGAACAAACGTTTCACTGAAAGGGCTGTAAAGCCCTGGCACGGGCTGCCCAGGGccgtggtggagtcaccatccctgggagtgttcaaaaCATGAGtcgatgtggcacttggggacataggTTAGTGGTGAACGTGGTACTGCTGGGTTGATATTTGACTTgatgatttaaaatataatttccaACCctaatggttctgtgattccctgTTCCTGGATCCAGGTgggcttttggcagggctggtggTGCCCTTGGTGTCAGGGTGGCAGATGCACAGTCCCTGTCTCCAACAGCTCCCCTGCCCCAAAccctgcctgtgctgagctggggtgtCCAGCAAGGGGCAGAAatggccaagggcagctgggcacagcccctcAATGGGACAGAGCTCTGCTGGCATCAGGAAGGGACATGAGGGCtgatgggcaggggctggagggggaaggagggcaggcaggacgcctggggctgtgtgtgggtgtgtgggtgtgtgtgtggagcagGAGAGGCAGCCAAGGGGTCACTGCCTctgagcagtgccagggcacccctggctgtgcacagagccaagcccagccctCTCACCCACAGAAGTTTTCTGGCAGAGCCCCCATGGGACTGCAGCATTGCTGTCCCTGTGGCAGCTGAGCCAGGCCAGCGCTGTGTGTTGGGTGGCAGAaggacagcctggcacagccccagccctgcacggCCCTGGAGGAGCACACTGAGCCTGCCgggagccagctctgccctggctgccagCACCCAGGGGCTGCACCCAGCACAGGCAGGCACGGTGCTACCCCAGCACACCAGGGCACAGCTGGAATCCCACACAGCTGGATCCTGATCCACCCAGGACACACAGCCTTTGTTCCAATGGGTTTGACCAGAACCAATTTCCCTGGCACAGCCCGGTCCCAAACTGGCCCCACCGCCTGTGTTTGCCACTGATCTGGCAATGGGAAGACAAAACCCTGCCATGGGGTGCCACCCCCTGCCTGGGCACCCATGGCACACCCAGCCCGTGGCAGGGCTGGGTCCCTCCTGGGTCGGGATGTGTGCCCAGGGGTGCCCTGCTCCCGGAGCTGCTTCCTCGCCCGCAGGCACCAGCGTCAGGAGCTGAGCCCTTCTGCAGTGACCCCGTGGGGATCTTCATTTCCAAAATGCCCAATTCTTCCTCTGAGCAGCGCTGGGAACGTGCCCGAGGGCTGCTGGTGAGGCGGCGGCGCTGCCTGTCTGCGTGCCCGCTCCCGCcggcagtgggagctgctgcccgCGGGAAcgctcctgcctgccctgcctgtcctgcctgccctggccctcctgccctgcctccaGGACGGGCTCTCGTCCCCCAGGATGGGCTCTCGTCCCCAAGGATCCTGAGCTCAGGACCTGTCCCCCTACCACGCTCCCTCTTCagtctgcagcccctccatgccaaggctgggactctgctgctggagcctgggcagctgtggggacagtctGGCATCTCCCTGGCATTGTCACCTCCCCTGGGTCCTGCACCTTGCGGGTGTCCCCGTGGGGTGCTGGGGTATCCCCAGCCTGACGCTGAGCATTGGTAacagagcccccagagcctgcagccccacatggagggcagggcaggccacAGTCACCCCCAGGCTCCACACCCCACGcgtgggcactgccagagccccggtgtccctgcagcagtgccagccctgccaccccACCGTGCCCCCGCTcctgtcacagctgtgcccacagcccggAGCACCTGGGGATGCTGCAGTGCCAGGGGGTCTCTGCTGGCCGACGTCTGCCCAGATGTTCTTGGCCCTGAAGGGTGGCCCAGGACGTGGATGACTGCGTTGCTGCTGCCCAGGTCCAGACGACATCCAAGTTCTCTGCCCAGGGTGGACGCAGAGCTCCTTGGCCTCTCAGGGACGGTTCCTTCTGTCAGTGAAGCACAGGCTGATGGTTAATGACCATTCCTGGGCTTAGATTTCAGAGGTCGTTGTTACCCAGGTGCTTGTAACCCAATCTCCCGGGCTTGGCTTCCCTGCAGCAGATCCAATAGCAGCTGTCCCTGAAAGGTGAGCCCCTGCCCACTACCACGGCCACGGGCAGCCACAGGGACCTGGCTGGCAGCTCAGCCCCCCGATGCTCCCCACGGGACTGCCACAGCCCCCGGCACAGCACAGCCCTTCTGCCACCAACCCCGAGGCCCTGGGAGGCATCTCAGGACAGGTAGggatgggggaactgggaggaggggagagaggggTACCCGTGTGCACCAACACACTTGAGGTCACCCGAGGAGAAGGAACAGAGGGTTGGTGGGCTCCAGGAAAAGTTTACAAACATTTTGGTGTGTACCAGACCCCACCTGAGATGAGGCTGGGTCCCCTCAGACCCCTCCCAACGAGCCTTGTTGCCaccccctgtgccagcacagcccgggGCTGTGCCACTGCCCGGTCTCCaagtgctgctccccagcccagccagccacCTCACTCCTGCTCcccccctgctcccccagccccaggctgcaccctGAGCAGGCTGCTGAGATCCGGCCAGCCCCGTTCCCCGCAGAGCTCCCGGATGTAGTGGCAGTGCCACTGCAGTGGCAGCATCCCGCTCtgccgggcagggctggcagggacggCAGGCAGCGGGCAGGGTGCTGGGCGGggatcctgctgctcccacctcccCACGTGTGGGGGCACTCGGAGCTGGCATCCCACCGCTGTGCCGCTCCCCGGCCGTGCCCTGACGGCTGctctccccctccccagcatgTCGCAGGCCGGTGGCAGCCCCCGGGCGGAGGGCTCGGGGCCGAGCGTCGGGGCGCACTCGCGCACCCCCAGCCGGGGCAGCCAGCGCGTCGAGTGCATCATCTGCTACTCCTCCTACGACCTGGGCGTGCGGCTGCCGCGGCGCCTCTACTGCGGGCACACCTTCT
Encoded proteins:
- the CYSRT1 gene encoding cysteine-rich tail protein 1; translation: MDRGVTVQNPYASVNIPREQFQQSFITRYLRDEPTVIANPAAVPSYGTGGHTELANGCNSPDISTDKSWSRPYNPYGSLRMHNGDSSASFYTVSLDKAPKGQEQEASRRCGCCRCCSWCPKCCCVIS